The following proteins are encoded in a genomic region of Arcobacter cloacae:
- a CDS encoding flagellin, producing the protein MEIGRVAEIDNAKQNTIEKSQKVNNLEAKEKVIQDDEYKKNQGQQYIPDKNEVILDNIKFGYNRNSKDFFVKVTRGEAEYKYPTEDMMKVKAFVLQEMEQKINN; encoded by the coding sequence ATGGAAATTGGAAGAGTTGCTGAAATTGATAATGCTAAACAAAATACTATTGAGAAATCTCAAAAAGTTAACAATCTTGAAGCTAAAGAGAAAGTTATTCAAGATGACGAATACAAAAAAAATCAAGGACAACAATATATACCTGATAAAAATGAGGTTATTTTAGATAATATCAAATTTGGTTATAACAGAAATTCAAAAGATTTTTTTGTTAAAGTAACAAGAGGTGAAGCTGAATATAAGTATCCTACTGAGGATATGATGAAAGTAAAGGCTTTTGTATTACAAGAAATGGAACAAAAAATTAATAATTAA
- a CDS encoding FliM/FliN family flagellar motor switch protein, producing MEISERDYDLLVDTEIVVDVMLGYTNITISEFLKLSEGDIISLHKPAGSGGEIYVNTRIIGTGDIIVIDDKLAVRVQDSMDSDNVVRYFFEEHMI from the coding sequence ATGGAAATTAGTGAAAGAGATTATGATTTATTAGTTGATACAGAGATAGTTGTAGATGTAATGCTAGGTTATACAAACATAACTATTTCTGAATTTCTTAAACTTAGTGAAGGTGATATAATTTCTTTACATAAACCTGCTGGTTCTGGAGGGGAAATCTATGTTAATACTAGGATTATAGGAACAGGTGATATTATAGTAATAGATGATAAGTTAGCTGTTAGGGTTCAAGATTCTATGGACTCAGATAATGTGGTTAGATATTTCTTTGAAGAACATATGATTTAG
- a CDS encoding flagellar hook capping FlgD N-terminal domain-containing protein has translation MADIQVNTNVGVDGNTYTSAISNDQLTNNDFLKLMIQELKLQDPTKPMDSAKMLSTQMQMSTIATNQEMMKAMQSMQTAFTQTALSNATGIIGKNIEDGNIGEDGVTKAYTVRSIENVNGEIQVKAQQILYLEDRIVLQDPSDATKNKIVDYDLNGEILDENGNKTGKKLVLTAPGTPLVSDGKLTILDENNEKITDHKYALAGVTTAVYSDLLTTLPFSSITKIF, from the coding sequence ATGGCAGATATTCAAGTTAATACAAATGTTGGAGTTGATGGAAATACTTATACATCAGCAATTAGTAATGATCAATTAACAAATAATGATTTTTTAAAGTTAATGATTCAAGAGTTAAAATTGCAAGATCCAACAAAACCTATGGATTCAGCAAAAATGCTTTCAACTCAAATGCAAATGTCAACAATTGCCACTAATCAAGAGATGATGAAAGCTATGCAGTCTATGCAAACAGCATTTACGCAAACAGCATTATCAAATGCAACAGGAATTATTGGTAAAAATATTGAAGATGGAAATATTGGAGAAGATGGAGTTACAAAGGCTTATACAGTTAGATCTATAGAAAATGTAAATGGTGAAATACAAGTAAAAGCACAACAAATATTGTATCTAGAAGATAGGATTGTTCTTCAAGATCCATCTGATGCAACAAAAAACAAAATAGTCGATTATGATTTAAATGGAGAGATTTTAGATGAAAATGGAAACAAAACGGGTAAGAAACTAGTTTTAACAGCTCCAGGAACTCCATTAGTTAGTGATGGGAAATTAACGATACTTGATGAAAATAATGAGAAAATCACAGATCATAAATATGCTTTGGCAGGTGTTACAACAGCTGTTTATTCTGATTTACTAACAACCTTACCTTTTTCTTCAATAACAAAAATATTTTAA
- the flhF gene encoding flagellar biosynthesis protein FlhF, producing the protein MNVLSFFGETPSVALRLAQEECGEDAIVISTKKISTAKGNTKDMYEVVVAVEEEDKKKNLIYTKTAISKASQNVEPMKTQVYDFKEEILKMQSVLEQVQKSIWNPKSQLYDLTIPPEFASMYNIFEQNEFDQEMTYTIMKKTIKQLPIALKANPKKVNDFFKLILRRVIPIKHEVPLRKHQRKIIMMVGPTGVGKTTTISKLAARYAYKLGQNYKVGIVTLDSFRVGAIEQLQAYTNIMRLPLEIVKKPEGLAEALLRLKDCNYIFIDTAGSSQYDIDKIELINEYQKKVEELPIEKILVLPANVKHSDLLEIYKNYSRLSIDYLTFTKLDETKSFGNLISFAHKTKKSITYFSIGQNVPDDLIVSDSSFLIDCFMNNQCVRR; encoded by the coding sequence ATGAATGTACTATCTTTTTTTGGAGAAACTCCATCTGTTGCATTAAGATTAGCACAAGAAGAGTGTGGTGAAGATGCAATTGTTATATCAACTAAAAAAATATCAACTGCAAAAGGTAATACAAAAGATATGTATGAAGTTGTAGTTGCCGTTGAAGAAGAGGATAAAAAAAAGAATTTAATATATACAAAAACTGCAATTAGTAAAGCTTCTCAAAATGTTGAACCTATGAAAACTCAAGTATATGATTTTAAAGAAGAAATTCTTAAAATGCAAAGTGTTTTAGAACAGGTTCAAAAATCAATTTGGAATCCTAAAAGTCAATTATATGATTTAACTATTCCTCCTGAATTTGCTTCGATGTATAATATTTTTGAACAAAATGAGTTTGATCAAGAGATGACTTATACAATTATGAAAAAAACAATAAAGCAACTACCAATTGCTTTAAAAGCAAATCCAAAAAAAGTAAATGATTTTTTTAAATTGATTTTAAGAAGAGTAATTCCAATAAAACATGAAGTTCCTTTAAGAAAACATCAAAGAAAAATTATAATGATGGTAGGTCCAACAGGTGTTGGAAAAACTACAACTATTTCTAAACTTGCTGCAAGATATGCTTATAAATTGGGTCAAAATTATAAGGTTGGTATTGTAACTTTAGATTCTTTTAGAGTAGGGGCAATTGAGCAATTACAAGCTTATACAAATATAATGAGATTGCCTTTGGAAATTGTAAAAAAGCCTGAAGGTTTAGCAGAAGCACTTTTGAGATTAAAAGATTGTAATTATATTTTTATTGATACAGCAGGTTCAAGTCAATATGATATTGATAAAATAGAACTTATAAATGAGTATCAAAAAAAAGTTGAGGAGCTACCTATTGAGAAAATATTAGTGCTTCCCGCAAATGTTAAACATAGTGATTTGCTTGAGATTTATAAAAACTATTCAAGATTGTCAATAGATTATTTAACATTTACAAAATTAGATGAGACAAAAAGTTTTGGAAATTTAATATCATTTGCTCATAAAACAAAAAAATCTATTACTTATTTTTCTATAGGTCAAAATGTTCCAGATGATTTGATTGTTTCGGATTCTTCTTTTTTAATTGATTGTTTTATGAATAACCAATGTGTTAGGAGATAG
- a CDS encoding tetratricopeptide repeat protein — MKLLYKILLSSLFVNPILYGNQDLIESQPEIIFQFEKLKKTQENLALQVDFNKAVLHLSKNEYEEAISLFKRTSKILEIPSSLNIGIAYYKLGSIDNAIVYLNKIYEKEENIASNTFSYMSACYYLYQISKDNKYLDTIVRVSKRYKNLSEHTKRMLADTYVILKEYENALEVLNSMDYTMDLKKALIYIKLKDYEKAALLLRKAKEQNVNPNTIDKILWFIAFTDLKLNKIEQLKETLDLINNRRNTFKANIELPLEIYFNQNKFTSKQYLESVLKFDEYRKIDFVFYFAPFIFSDSQEIIYDSLKGFIYNQKENIINLEEMVDYNNKFLNIVKEDPIIRVTELKKMLTKDTKSYIYYNLGLSCAQINDFHSAYKYFEKAYKLNPGNKLYSTMFLITANRINVKVKDKEYIETTIKNSDGLYNYFGKEIYRLFINPQFTSADRPLNYENTIFYKALDFLDAMNQNKSLINHPLLDEHFKDPLTFLIRLIQRRNNETNFAYFARLQDSIPLTLNNNFLEGPLIITRYYVDILKALGVFAKADLRITGKNTPSYLRTKALRDLHFNLPDESIKTLEYLQSEYKLEDKYTMYLLVAALLEAGRYNDASIQISLIKALLNDPDADFLTAIQLIQELKIPSAKQFLIQPYFDSLIDFKIVGFDEYLESL; from the coding sequence ATGAAATTATTATATAAAATATTATTGAGTAGTCTTTTTGTAAATCCTATTTTATATGGTAATCAAGATTTAATAGAATCTCAACCAGAAATTATTTTTCAATTTGAGAAATTGAAAAAAACTCAAGAAAATCTTGCTTTGCAAGTTGACTTTAATAAAGCAGTTTTGCATTTAAGTAAAAATGAATATGAAGAGGCTATTTCACTTTTTAAAAGAACATCTAAAATACTTGAAATACCTTCGTCTTTAAATATAGGAATTGCTTATTATAAATTAGGTTCTATTGATAATGCAATTGTATATTTAAATAAGATTTATGAAAAAGAAGAAAATATAGCTTCAAATACTTTTTCTTATATGTCAGCTTGTTATTATTTATATCAAATTTCAAAAGATAATAAATATTTAGATACTATAGTTAGAGTTTCAAAAAGATATAAAAATCTTTCAGAACATACAAAAAGAATGTTGGCAGATACTTATGTAATATTAAAAGAGTATGAAAATGCATTAGAAGTTTTAAATTCTATGGATTATACTATGGATTTAAAAAAGGCTTTGATTTATATAAAATTAAAAGATTATGAAAAAGCAGCTTTGTTACTAAGAAAAGCTAAAGAACAAAATGTTAATCCAAATACAATAGATAAAATTTTATGGTTTATAGCTTTCACTGATTTGAAATTAAATAAAATTGAGCAATTAAAAGAGACTTTAGATTTAATAAATAATAGAAGAAATACTTTTAAAGCAAATATTGAATTACCTTTAGAAATATATTTTAATCAAAATAAATTTACCTCTAAACAGTATTTAGAATCTGTTTTAAAATTTGATGAATATAGAAAAATTGATTTTGTTTTTTATTTTGCACCTTTTATATTTTCAGATTCTCAAGAAATTATTTATGATTCTTTAAAAGGGTTTATTTATAATCAAAAAGAAAATATTATAAATCTTGAGGAAATGGTAGATTATAATAATAAATTTTTAAATATAGTAAAAGAAGATCCAATTATTAGAGTTACTGAACTAAAAAAGATGCTTACTAAAGATACTAAATCTTATATCTATTATAATTTAGGATTGTCTTGTGCTCAAATAAATGATTTTCATAGTGCGTACAAATATTTTGAAAAAGCATATAAGTTAAATCCTGGTAATAAACTATATTCAACAATGTTTTTAATAACAGCTAATAGAATAAATGTAAAAGTTAAAGATAAAGAATATATAGAAACTACCATTAAAAATAGTGATGGTTTATATAACTATTTTGGGAAAGAGATTTATAGATTATTCATTAATCCTCAATTTACATCAGCTGATAGACCTTTAAATTATGAGAATACAATTTTTTATAAAGCTCTAGATTTCTTAGATGCAATGAATCAAAATAAGTCTTTAATAAACCATCCTTTATTAGATGAGCATTTTAAAGATCCATTAACATTTTTAATAAGATTGATACAAAGAAGAAATAATGAAACAAACTTTGCATATTTTGCAAGGTTGCAAGATTCAATACCTCTTACATTAAATAATAATTTTTTAGAAGGACCACTAATAATAACTAGATATTATGTAGATATTTTAAAAGCTTTGGGAGTTTTTGCAAAAGCAGATCTAAGAATAACAGGTAAAAACACACCTTCTTATTTAAGAACTAAGGCCTTAAGAGATTTACATTTTAATTTACCAGATGAATCAATTAAAACTTTAGAATATTTGCAAAGTGAATATAAATTAGAAGATAAGTATACAATGTATTTACTTGTTGCAGCACTTTTAGAAGCAGGAAGATATAATGATGCTTCTATTCAAATATCACTAATTAAAGCTTTATTAAATGATCCTGATGCTGATTTCTTGACTGCTATTCAACTTATTCAAGAACTAAAAATTCCAAGTGCAAAACAATTTTTGATTCAACCTTATTTTGATTCATTAATAGATTTCAAAATAGTTGGATTTGATGAGTATCTAGAATCTCTATAG
- a CDS encoding OmpA/MotB family protein, producing the protein MAKEKCPDCPKCLPGWLVQFGDLMSLLLTFFILLLSMAVMDKKKVEEYFDIMKKAMGFIDSSTSVEKQSEKHSTQDSSSDSDSESSSESSFESTAEEVSQIVQELNSSQNIESQEISIEKGKNEFTLDIPSTIMFDDGQYELTNESAKVFISKIARVIRTMPQTFNIEIIGHTDTNRTLGSTIPRDAWDISALRSISVVKELIKNRIDPSILKVAAYASYHPKSDVAADNRRVEMRFFSQDSQQDILNQENFFDRLE; encoded by the coding sequence ATGGCAAAAGAAAAATGTCCTGATTGTCCTAAATGTTTACCAGGTTGGTTGGTTCAATTTGGGGATTTAATGTCTTTATTACTTACTTTTTTTATTCTATTACTTTCTATGGCAGTAATGGATAAGAAAAAAGTTGAAGAGTATTTTGATATTATGAAAAAAGCAATGGGATTCATAGATTCTTCAACTTCTGTTGAGAAACAAAGTGAAAAACATTCTACACAAGATAGTAGTTCTGATTCGGATAGTGAATCCTCTTCGGAATCATCTTTTGAAAGTACAGCAGAAGAAGTTTCTCAAATTGTTCAAGAATTAAATTCAAGCCAAAATATTGAAAGTCAAGAGATTAGTATAGAAAAAGGTAAAAATGAATTTACTTTAGATATTCCTTCTACTATTATGTTTGATGACGGTCAATATGAATTAACAAATGAAAGTGCAAAAGTTTTTATTTCAAAAATTGCAAGAGTTATCAGAACAATGCCACAAACTTTTAATATAGAAATAATAGGACACACAGATACAAATAGAACTTTGGGTTCAACTATTCCAAGAGATGCTTGGGATATTTCAGCTTTAAGATCTATTTCAGTTGTAAAAGAGTTAATAAAAAATAGAATAGATCCTTCTATTTTAAAAGTTGCAGCATATGCTTCTTATCATCCAAAAAGTGATGTGGCAGCAGATAATAGAAGAGTTGAAATGAGATTTTTTTCACAAGATAGCCAACAGGATATTTTAAATCAAGAAAACTTTTTTGATAGATTGGAGTAA
- a CDS encoding flagellar hook-basal body complex protein encodes MISGLWNGITGLNSFEKALSVESNNSSNVNTVGYKEDVINFADLMYSNNISTSYGKGTSVATVDKAMYQQGGIKLTSSPYDVAIEGKGYFVVQNINSKGQPETYYTRAGNFKVAENGFLQTQGNMDVMGLVSTKTVNSTNGTTQFDNSFINFIASQNIGNLNNLQTINAKATDYKTTAKNDELTQSGNNYKTKSSKINDIDALILDYKNKLKEYSLNSTADSISSLAQKTQIDFSSAISNLQNENNYIKININGNQILQNFDPKLGLEGTLKAFSDKISNIAGLTSSIDTNTGILNIDSLVTGKEVKINEAYVNNENLDLRISNIETARTGSGLAMVESAREALKNGLQRANADLLEITNNVSLESERNGNLDLSNIQLNLLKLGISNKSSTDMEISDGIIYIKDGENKFVVGKLQTASFVNEQGLDPQGNNLYSWRKDAGDVSNANGLNKLVSNSLEQSRANLANSLTALMIYQKAFEANSKSVTTSDEMLQTAIQLKK; translated from the coding sequence ATGATAAGTGGATTATGGAATGGAATTACAGGACTTAATAGCTTCGAAAAAGCTTTAAGTGTAGAATCTAATAACAGTTCTAATGTAAATACAGTTGGATATAAAGAAGATGTAATAAATTTTGCTGATTTAATGTATTCAAATAACATATCTACTTCATATGGAAAAGGTACTTCAGTTGCAACAGTAGATAAAGCAATGTATCAACAAGGTGGAATAAAATTAACTTCTAGTCCTTATGATGTTGCAATTGAAGGTAAAGGGTATTTTGTAGTTCAAAATATAAATTCAAAAGGTCAACCTGAAACTTATTATACAAGAGCTGGAAATTTCAAAGTTGCAGAGAATGGTTTTTTACAAACTCAAGGCAATATGGATGTTATGGGATTAGTTAGTACAAAAACAGTAAATAGTACAAACGGAACTACTCAGTTTGACAATAGTTTTATTAATTTTATAGCAAGTCAAAACATTGGAAATTTAAATAATTTACAGACAATAAATGCAAAAGCAACAGATTATAAAACAACTGCAAAAAATGATGAGTTAACTCAAAGTGGAAATAATTATAAGACTAAATCTTCTAAAATAAATGATATAGATGCTTTAATTTTGGATTATAAAAATAAATTAAAAGAGTATTCTTTAAATTCTACTGCAGATTCTATTTCATCTTTAGCTCAAAAAACACAAATTGATTTTTCAAGTGCTATAAGTAATCTTCAAAACGAAAATAACTATATAAAAATAAATATTAATGGAAATCAGATTTTACAAAATTTTGATCCTAAATTAGGTTTAGAGGGAACTTTAAAAGCTTTTTCTGACAAAATATCAAATATTGCTGGACTTACATCTTCAATAGATACAAATACAGGAATCTTGAATATAGATTCTTTGGTTACAGGTAAAGAGGTAAAAATTAATGAGGCTTATGTAAATAATGAAAATTTAGATTTAAGAATATCAAATATTGAAACAGCAAGAACAGGTTCTGGACTTGCAATGGTTGAAAGTGCAAGAGAAGCTCTGAAAAATGGTTTACAAAGAGCAAATGCAGATCTTTTGGAAATTACCAATAATGTATCTTTAGAGAGTGAAAGAAATGGTAATTTAGATTTAAGTAATATTCAGTTAAATCTTTTAAAATTGGGAATATCTAATAAATCTTCAACAGATATGGAAATTTCAGATGGAATTATTTATATTAAAGATGGTGAAAATAAATTTGTTGTAGGGAAACTTCAAACGGCAAGTTTTGTAAATGAACAAGGATTAGATCCTCAAGGTAATAATTTATATTCTTGGAGAAAGGATGCTGGAGATGTTTCAAATGCTAATGGTTTAAATAAATTAGTTAGTAATTCATTAGAACAAAGTAGAGCAAATTTAGCAAATAGTTTAACCGCATTAATGATATATCAAAAAGCTTTTGAAGCAAATTCAAAATCTGTAACGACATCTGATGAGATGTTACAAACAGCAATACAATTAAAGAAGTAG
- a CDS encoding motility protein A, whose translation MDKSTLGGLVAGWGMVALAIILGGVGFGPYIDIPSVVIVFGGTIAVTAGQFEGKDLKRIIPAFKVALNEVKVEPLPELVEKIVFYATEIKKHGVMQIEQKVLQETNPFFKEAFQLLVDGTKPDVLKPLMELKLEHMNKRHTIMIGIFGNMGGTAGAMGMIGTLVGLVAMLANLSDPAAVGPAMAVALLTTMYGALLGTLFAGLVESKLSQKHNVEVTACEVIIQGATMIAAEESIGNIKMQLNSILVEVVE comes from the coding sequence ATGGATAAAAGTACCTTAGGAGGATTAGTCGCAGGTTGGGGAATGGTTGCTCTTGCGATTATTTTAGGAGGAGTAGGTTTTGGACCTTATATTGATATTCCTTCTGTTGTAATTGTTTTTGGTGGAACTATTGCTGTAACGGCAGGACAATTTGAGGGAAAAGATTTAAAAAGAATAATTCCAGCTTTTAAAGTCGCTTTAAATGAAGTTAAAGTTGAGCCTTTACCTGAACTGGTTGAGAAAATAGTTTTTTATGCTACAGAGATAAAAAAACATGGAGTTATGCAAATTGAACAAAAAGTTCTTCAAGAAACAAATCCATTTTTTAAAGAAGCATTTCAGTTATTAGTTGATGGAACTAAGCCAGATGTTTTAAAACCATTAATGGAATTAAAATTAGAGCATATGAATAAAAGACACACTATAATGATAGGTATCTTTGGTAATATGGGTGGAACAGCTGGTGCAATGGGAATGATTGGTACTTTAGTTGGTCTTGTTGCAATGCTAGCAAATCTTTCGGATCCAGCGGCTGTTGGTCCTGCTATGGCAGTTGCATTACTTACTACAATGTATGGTGCTTTATTAGGTACACTTTTTGCAGGACTTGTTGAAAGTAAATTATCTCAAAAACATAATGTTGAAGTAACAGCTTGTGAAGTTATTATTCAAGGAGCAACTATGATTGCTGCTGAAGAATCTATAGGTAATATAAAAATGCAACTAAATTCTATTTTAGTTGAAGTTGTAGAGTAA
- a CDS encoding FliM/FliN family flagellar motor switch protein, translated as MASDLSNILKEELSNTLEQLLSKNSQVDSITKLEVENFDSTQLIECIVKFDFKGISSQIIFYVPTLSATKFEYLMLGGMGDLKEHIDDEITDAVNEIISNICGSFCTSVNAQGLPDVGSIKSEVKNSSIVEGTVLSSKTNAFEFIISLDSEKLPLVIYFDQLISPFFSSITGVSNTTSNEVEAKIVPSVQSAPTTNNTHSSMHTPRNLELLYNVKLKLSVRLGTKVVLLKDILRWDVGEIIELEQMVNEPLEILVNGVRIGEGEAVIVEGKFGLKIKKIGNEDLRLSQIGL; from the coding sequence TTGGCATCAGATTTATCAAATATATTAAAAGAAGAACTTTCTAATACTCTAGAACAGTTATTATCGAAAAATTCTCAAGTTGATTCGATTACTAAATTAGAAGTTGAAAATTTTGATTCAACACAATTAATTGAGTGTATTGTTAAGTTTGATTTTAAAGGTATTTCAAGTCAGATAATTTTTTATGTACCAACATTGAGTGCTACTAAATTTGAGTATTTAATGCTTGGAGGAATGGGAGATTTAAAAGAGCATATAGATGATGAAATTACTGATGCTGTAAATGAAATAATTTCTAATATCTGTGGAAGTTTTTGTACTTCAGTAAATGCACAAGGTTTACCTGATGTTGGATCAATAAAATCTGAAGTTAAAAATTCATCTATAGTTGAAGGAACAGTGTTGAGTTCTAAAACAAATGCTTTTGAATTTATAATATCTTTAGATAGTGAAAAATTACCTTTAGTAATATACTTTGATCAATTAATCTCACCTTTTTTCTCTTCAATTACAGGTGTTAGCAATACAACTAGTAATGAGGTGGAAGCAAAAATTGTTCCTTCCGTTCAATCAGCACCAACGACTAACAATACCCATAGTTCAATGCATACACCTAGAAATTTAGAACTTTTATATAATGTAAAGTTAAAATTAAGTGTTAGACTTGGAACAAAAGTAGTTTTATTAAAAGATATTTTAAGATGGGATGTTGGTGAAATTATTGAATTAGAACAGATGGTAAATGAACCTTTAGAGATATTAGTTAATGGTGTAAGAATAGGAGAAGGTGAAGCTGTTATTGTTGAGGGGAAATTTGGATTGAAGATTAAAAAAATTGGTAATGAAGATTTAAGATTAAGTCAAATAGGATTATAG
- a CDS encoding flagellar hook-basal body complex protein — protein MIGALWTGISGLSSQQQALDNESNNIANVNTVGYKASRISFADQMYQDRIGKGSKILDAEKLYTQGNLKLTGVNYDMALSGDGFFTVVNTRNSGASETLYTRAGNFRMGDNGTLQDAAGNEVQGWMMTPIDSQNDVTSTNPNVSVFNTNYNKLLGSKIIRHGTYVETITAKATDYTTSAKSDATSIFSGDGSKTKSSKISDVEEAIKDYTFWLQKLKDEPDASSATSISQISQINFKSGNESVISKDGDQIYVYINGNKISQNFLLTSSGQGFREDLWNSLSAAERTDNGLVDPATLIPAPSPTTPAYEAWIAAYDKAASKIATYKALSDKISQIPGLVATMAVDSTKNDTFNTTTTYIDSTNNADMLKGIMQIRSLIPGKEFTISEVAEVSGNTTIQGNFQTTSFAQKGSGIAALETSRDALSKLITGKQQDVYTPTDLKLGTATDFNYGITIYDKEIGKVIPVPNLGAPLYDPAYINITPVASVDDLVTGINSNAELAKYVEARNVNGNLVVNTLNSNYDVEFTGSMKYDNAGTLTPIDVNANYSGRKGAGAEFIEIVNKVDQTASKGSLQLRLDTLGISDSAFGEFSVDSTGLITMKQDGAEFAIGQVAIAVFNNNRGLNPMGDNLLGKTNESGDPIYNLNNNKTAKVEAKTLELSTADLSESLVNLMVFQRAFEANAKSITTSDELLNTLINLKR, from the coding sequence ATGATTGGAGCACTATGGACAGGGATTTCAGGATTGTCATCTCAACAACAAGCTTTAGATAATGAGTCAAATAATATAGCAAACGTAAATACAGTAGGATATAAAGCCTCAAGAATATCATTTGCAGATCAAATGTATCAAGATAGAATAGGAAAAGGTTCTAAAATACTTGATGCAGAAAAACTTTATACTCAAGGAAATTTGAAATTAACAGGTGTAAATTATGATATGGCACTTAGTGGAGATGGATTTTTTACTGTAGTAAATACAAGAAATTCAGGAGCATCGGAGACACTTTATACAAGAGCAGGAAATTTTAGGATGGGTGATAATGGAACCCTTCAAGATGCTGCTGGAAATGAAGTGCAAGGGTGGATGATGACTCCCATTGATAGTCAAAATGATGTAACAAGTACAAATCCAAATGTTTCAGTTTTTAATACTAATTATAATAAATTATTAGGTTCAAAAATAATAAGACATGGAACATACGTAGAAACAATTACCGCAAAAGCTACTGATTACACAACAAGTGCAAAATCAGATGCAACAAGTATATTTAGTGGAGATGGTTCTAAAACAAAATCTTCAAAAATATCAGATGTAGAAGAAGCAATAAAAGATTATACTTTTTGGTTACAAAAATTAAAAGATGAACCAGATGCTTCTTCAGCAACATCTATATCTCAAATATCACAGATAAATTTTAAATCAGGTAATGAATCAGTAATAAGTAAAGATGGTGATCAAATTTATGTATATATAAATGGAAATAAAATATCACAAAATTTTTTATTAACAAGTTCTGGCCAAGGTTTTAGAGAAGATTTATGGAATTCATTATCTGCAGCTGAGCGAACTGATAATGGATTAGTCGATCCAGCGACATTAATTCCAGCGCCATCTCCTACAACACCAGCTTATGAAGCCTGGATAGCAGCATATGATAAGGCAGCAAGTAAAATAGCTACATATAAAGCATTGTCAGATAAGATATCACAAATACCAGGGCTTGTAGCAACTATGGCTGTGGATTCTACAAAAAATGATACATTTAATACCACAACAACATATATTGACTCTACCAATAATGCTGATATGTTAAAAGGAATAATGCAAATAAGATCATTAATTCCTGGAAAAGAGTTTACTATATCAGAAGTGGCAGAAGTATCTGGGAATACAACAATACAAGGGAATTTCCAAACAACTTCATTTGCACAAAAAGGTTCAGGAATTGCAGCTCTTGAAACATCAAGAGATGCTTTATCAAAACTTATAACAGGTAAACAGCAAGATGTATATACTCCTACAGATTTGAAATTAGGAACAGCTACAGATTTTAATTATGGTATTACTATTTATGATAAGGAAATAGGAAAAGTTATCCCTGTTCCAAACTTAGGAGCTCCACTATATGATCCTGCATATATAAATATTACTCCTGTAGCTTCGGTAGATGATTTAGTAACAGGTATAAATTCAAATGCTGAATTAGCTAAATATGTTGAAGCAAGAAATGTTAATGGTAATTTAGTAGTTAATACTTTAAATTCAAATTATGATGTTGAATTTACAGGATCAATGAAATATGATAATGCAGGAACTTTAACACCAATAGATGTTAATGCAAACTATTCAGGAAGAAAAGGAGCAGGTGCTGAATTTATAGAAATAGTAAATAAAGTAGATCAAACAGCATCAAAAGGAAGTTTACAATTAAGACTTGATACTTTAGGGATTTCAGATTCAGCATTTGGAGAATTTTCTGTAGATAGTACAGGATTAATTACTATGAAACAAGATGGAGCTGAGTTTGCAATAGGACAAGTTGCAATTGCAGTGTTTAATAATAATAGAGGATTAAATCCAATGGGAGATAACCTACTTGGAAAAACAAATGAATCAGGTGACCCAATTTATAATCTAAATAATAATAAAACTGCAAAAGTAGAAGCTAAAACATTAGAACTAAGTACGGCAGATTTAAGTGAAAGTTTAGTAAACTTAATGGTATTTCAAAGAGCATTTGAAGCAAATGCAAAATCAATAACAACATCAGATGAGTTATTGAATACTTTAATAAATCTTAAAAGATAA